The following proteins come from a genomic window of Corallococcus sp. NCRR:
- a CDS encoding M16 family metallopeptidase has protein sequence MAIRYTLPNGLTVVFEEQHAAKVAAFQVWVKAGSADERPDQAGLAHLHEHMLFKGTERRGPGEIARDIEAHGGEINAWTSFDQTVYHIVIASQFARTGLDILGDAVRRSAFDKDELAREIEVVCEEIKRSYDSPSRRASRGLFTAAFQTHPYRLPVIGTEESVRSFTREKVLEFYHRHYTPKNLVLSVAGDLNEAELRQWVDEIFGGDWGRPYAGPVERPRDAAPTGRRVLIQTEDVKEAYLHLSFAIPDLEHPDVPALDVLAMIAGQGNSSWLVREVKRRQHLVNDVHASAYTPKDPGIFSVSLTLPPAQSQKALTQTARVLEALRTTPVPLDELRAVQAVVEAESVYRKETVQGTARNLGSYQTSPGGLESEARYLEDIRNLKPEDLRRVAQKYLRLEHAVVTALVPPAAELTEAHVHAALDEAAKGPGLTPPERSAKQPPPEAPPRPARGAVASARSEVVKEKLPSGATLLIRVEPHVPLFSMRAAFIGGSRYETPENNGITTLLSRTLTKGTTTLSADDISQLGDLYAGNVTGQGGRNSVSLKADFLSRYFEPGFRLFADVLVNPAFREEEVARERALLLQDILTREDKPSSLAFELFSRTLYQEHPYRLSMLGEKASVEALGPEQLRAYHRAHMDPSQMTLSVVGDVDVDQVRALANEYFGKSRGGAVAPKQVRPEAPPSAPRTEKKVLARAQTHLVMGFQAARMTDPWRVVLDVLSTVLSGQGGRLFIELRDKRSMAYSVSSFSMDGLDPGYFAVYMGTSPEKVEAAVEGMRRELQRIRDEPIPAAELERAKQHIIGAYEIDLQRNSARATLLALDTCYGIGLDNFLHYSERVAKVTAADVQEVARRVIDFDRMAMSIVGP, from the coding sequence ATGGCCATCCGCTACACCCTGCCCAACGGGCTCACCGTCGTCTTCGAGGAGCAGCACGCCGCCAAGGTCGCGGCCTTCCAGGTCTGGGTCAAGGCCGGCAGCGCTGACGAAAGGCCGGACCAGGCCGGGCTCGCCCACCTGCACGAGCACATGCTCTTCAAGGGCACGGAGCGCCGGGGGCCCGGTGAGATTGCCCGGGACATCGAGGCGCACGGCGGCGAAATCAACGCCTGGACGTCCTTCGACCAGACCGTCTACCACATCGTCATCGCCAGCCAGTTCGCCCGCACGGGCCTGGACATCCTGGGGGATGCCGTCCGCCGCTCCGCGTTCGACAAGGACGAGCTGGCGCGCGAAATCGAGGTCGTGTGCGAGGAGATCAAGCGCAGCTACGACTCTCCGTCGCGCCGCGCGTCCCGGGGGCTCTTCACCGCCGCGTTCCAGACGCACCCCTACCGGCTGCCCGTCATCGGCACCGAGGAGAGCGTGCGCAGCTTCACCCGCGAGAAGGTGCTGGAGTTCTACCACCGGCACTACACGCCGAAGAACCTGGTGCTGTCCGTCGCGGGCGACCTGAACGAGGCGGAGCTGCGCCAGTGGGTGGACGAAATCTTCGGCGGTGACTGGGGCCGGCCCTACGCGGGCCCGGTGGAGCGTCCGCGCGACGCGGCCCCCACGGGCCGCCGCGTGCTCATCCAGACGGAGGACGTGAAGGAGGCCTACCTGCACCTGTCCTTCGCCATCCCGGACCTGGAGCACCCGGACGTGCCCGCGCTGGACGTGCTGGCGATGATCGCCGGCCAGGGCAATTCGTCATGGCTGGTGCGCGAGGTGAAGCGCCGCCAGCACCTGGTCAACGACGTGCACGCGTCCGCGTACACGCCCAAGGACCCGGGCATCTTCTCCGTGTCGCTGACGCTGCCGCCCGCGCAGTCGCAGAAGGCGCTCACGCAGACGGCGCGCGTGCTGGAGGCGCTGCGCACCACCCCCGTGCCCCTGGACGAGCTGCGCGCGGTGCAGGCGGTGGTGGAGGCGGAGTCCGTCTACCGCAAGGAGACGGTGCAGGGCACCGCGCGGAACCTGGGCTCGTACCAGACGTCCCCCGGCGGCCTGGAGTCGGAGGCGCGCTACCTGGAGGACATCCGCAACCTGAAGCCGGAGGACCTGCGCCGCGTGGCCCAGAAGTACCTGCGGCTGGAGCACGCCGTCGTCACCGCGCTGGTGCCGCCCGCCGCGGAGCTGACGGAGGCCCACGTGCACGCCGCGCTGGATGAGGCGGCGAAGGGCCCCGGCCTCACGCCGCCGGAGCGCTCCGCGAAGCAGCCTCCCCCGGAGGCTCCGCCGCGTCCAGCCCGCGGCGCCGTGGCGTCCGCGCGTTCGGAGGTCGTGAAGGAGAAGCTGCCCTCCGGCGCCACGCTCCTCATCCGCGTGGAGCCACACGTGCCGCTGTTCTCCATGCGCGCGGCCTTCATCGGCGGCTCGCGCTACGAGACGCCCGAGAACAACGGCATCACCACGCTGCTCAGCCGCACCCTCACCAAGGGCACCACCACGCTCAGCGCGGATGACATCAGCCAGTTGGGCGACCTGTACGCGGGCAACGTCACCGGTCAGGGCGGCCGCAACTCCGTGAGCCTGAAGGCGGACTTCCTGTCGCGCTACTTCGAGCCCGGCTTCCGGCTGTTCGCGGACGTGCTGGTGAACCCCGCCTTCCGCGAGGAGGAGGTGGCGCGGGAGCGCGCGCTGCTGCTCCAGGACATCCTCACCCGCGAGGACAAGCCGTCGAGCCTGGCGTTCGAGCTGTTCTCGCGCACGCTCTACCAGGAGCACCCGTACCGGCTGTCGATGCTGGGTGAGAAGGCCTCCGTGGAGGCGCTGGGGCCCGAGCAGCTGCGCGCCTACCACCGCGCGCACATGGACCCGTCGCAGATGACGCTCAGCGTGGTGGGCGACGTGGACGTGGACCAGGTGCGGGCGCTGGCGAACGAGTACTTCGGCAAGTCGCGCGGCGGCGCGGTGGCCCCGAAGCAGGTGCGGCCGGAGGCGCCTCCGTCCGCGCCGCGCACGGAGAAGAAGGTGCTCGCGCGTGCGCAGACGCACCTGGTGATGGGCTTCCAGGCGGCGCGGATGACCGACCCGTGGCGCGTGGTGCTGGACGTGCTGTCCACGGTGCTGTCCGGCCAGGGCGGGCGGCTCTTCATCGAGCTGCGCGACAAGCGCTCCATGGCCTACAGCGTGAGCAGCTTCTCCATGGATGGGTTGGACCCCGGCTACTTCGCCGTCTACATGGGCACGAGCCCGGAGAAGGTGGAGGCGGCGGTGGAGGGCATGCGCCGCGAACTGCAGCGCATCCGCGACGAGCCCATTCCGGCCGCGGAGCTGGAGCGCGCCAAGCAGCACATCATCGGGGCGTATGAAATCGACCTGCAGCGCAACAGCGCCCGCGCGACGCTGCTGGCGCTGGACACCTGCTACGGCATCGGGCTGGACAACTTCCTGCACTACTCCGAGCGCGTGGCGAAGGTGACGGCGGCGGACGTGCAGGAGGTGGCCCGCCGGGTCATCGACTTCGACCGCATGGCCATGTCCATCGTCGGTCCGTAA